The following proteins are encoded in a genomic region of Haloarcula marina:
- the glpR gene encoding HTH-type transcriptional regulator GlpR, translated as MLPDERRKEIVRKVNSADRVTVEELTDEFGVSGATIRRDLASLAEDGLIERFHGGALPASDDGTADAGDGDTLKNPNGKRAIAGRAVEELGDGDAVFFDTGQTTMQVAKEIPDGVSLLVATNSPENAFELRESCGEVKVVGDSLRPTSDALVGPSGESYLRKTNFDIVFLETDAIQEDGSLSVSNEDEARIKSLLVDSGHRVVLVADGSKLGRQSFREFATVDDIDVFITDVALSDEMAAVFERASVRVVDSQLVVS; from the coding sequence ATGTTGCCTGACGAACGACGGAAAGAGATTGTTCGAAAAGTAAACAGTGCCGACAGGGTCACGGTCGAAGAACTCACCGACGAGTTCGGCGTCTCGGGGGCGACGATTCGGCGGGACCTCGCGTCCCTGGCGGAGGATGGCCTCATCGAGCGTTTTCACGGTGGCGCCCTCCCGGCCTCGGACGACGGCACTGCGGACGCGGGCGACGGTGACACCCTCAAAAACCCCAACGGGAAGCGCGCCATCGCCGGGCGTGCGGTCGAAGAGTTGGGCGACGGCGACGCCGTCTTCTTCGATACGGGACAGACGACCATGCAAGTCGCGAAGGAGATTCCCGACGGCGTCTCACTGCTCGTCGCGACGAACTCGCCGGAGAATGCGTTCGAACTCCGGGAGTCGTGTGGCGAAGTGAAGGTCGTCGGCGATTCGCTCCGGCCGACGTCCGACGCCCTCGTCGGTCCGAGCGGCGAGTCTTACCTCCGCAAGACGAACTTCGACATCGTCTTTCTCGAAACCGACGCGATACAGGAAGACGGGAGCCTCTCGGTGTCGAACGAGGACGAGGCCCGTATCAAGTCCCTACTCGTCGACAGCGGCCACCGCGTCGTCCTCGTCGCGGACGGTAGCAAACTGGGCCGACAGAGTTTCAGGGAGTTCGCAACCGTCGACGACATCGACGTGTTCATCACCGACGTGGCGCTGAGCGACGAGATGGCGGCCGTCTTCGAACGGGCCAGCGTCCGCGTCGTCGACAGCCAGTTGGTCGTGAGTTAG
- the gltB gene encoding glutamate synthase large subunit → MVERHTTDQSASEAGLVDPTDARSNCGVGVVMDLDGDSDHGTVSDGLDLLENLEHRGTTGAEKDTGDGAGIMLQIPHEFFADELDADLPAPGEYAIGTLFLPQDDDTAADLKALVESELADEGLDVLDWRTVPTDNSDLGATALESEPRVEQFAVTSQSGETGQDLDNQLYVGRRVLENAVEEARPEGHERFYVVSLATDVVVYKGLLKAEQLPGYYPDLSDERFTSAFAMVHARFSTNTLGAWHLAHPYRRIIHNGEFNTIQGNINWMRARETDIESERFGEDIEAIKPIIDDPEQSDTASVDNALELLLQGGRDLPHALRMLIPEAWRGDMNNVSGDRRDFYDYHASLVEPWDGPALVAATDGERIGAVLDRNGLRPCRYDILEDNTLVMSSEAGALDHDASEITERGRLQPGQCFLADPEEGRVIPDAEVFEDIADEKYGEWVANEQVDIEDVADREDNTPLHNVGGLRSQQAMYGYTYDEVDHLIEPMAEKGKDPVGSMGDDTPLSVLSQFNRPLFTYFKQLFAQVTNPPLDYIREELVTSLESRLGHQRNLLDESQAHARQLVLDSPILTDEETASIKDLDANGMSTEVVDITYERGTDLREAVEDVRAEADAAAKEHDIIVLSDRNAGEDRVPIPSLLAVGGIHHHLVRNGLRNHVGLVVESGDPRAVHHFATLIGYGAGAVNPYLAYQTIEDLVAGPDGADLAEAIDAYITAVEDGLLKTMAKMGISTVESYQGAQIFEAVGLSSDFIAEYFEGTTCRTEGIDIGDVEEDLLQRHDVAWSEEEPDMPRQGEYEFRSNGIHHQWNPSTVGKIQQAVRMGDYGIYKEFAELVNDQNEQLQTLRGLLELDSDRESIPIEDVESVEDIVTRFETAAMSLGSLSPEMHENNAIAMNRLGGNANTGEGGEPPERFDTEKECTTKQVASGRFGVTSEYLTAADELQIKMAQGSKPGEGGHLPGKKVNEMIAHVRYATPGVGLISPPPLHDIYSIEDLKQLIHDLKASNPEADINVKLVAEDGIGTIAAGVAKAQADVVHISGHDGGTGASPKTSIKNAGLPWELGVAEANQMLRATGLRSRIKVTTDGGMKTGRDVAVAALLGAEGYTFGTASMVTSGCVMARQCHENTCPVGVATQNENLRSRFPGEPQHVINYMTFVAQELREIMAELGFETVDEMIGQVGVLEQRDDVTQPKAKKIDLSSVIAEPVDNDGRYKQREQNHEVDEQLDWDLIDAAEPAIENGEPVAIDATIDNVNRTVGATLSNRISRAYGGDGLPDDTVRVSLDGTAGQSFGAFLAGGVTMDLTGTANDYVGKGLSGGKLLINTPEEAPYAADENIVVGNVALYGATQGEAYINGMAGERFAVRNSGVKGVVEGVGDHGCEYMTGGAIVVLGDTGKNFAAGMSGGVAYVYDPDGTFEEQANTGMVSIEKTLEGKDRQMITRLVENHAAYTNSERASELLEDWDAELDNFTKVMPDAYAEVISDRERDDVRNEPPAAAEPAAEATETDFVASSDD, encoded by the coding sequence ATGGTTGAGCGACACACCACTGACCAGTCTGCGAGTGAGGCCGGGCTCGTAGACCCCACAGACGCACGGTCGAACTGTGGTGTCGGGGTCGTGATGGACCTCGACGGCGACAGCGACCACGGGACTGTATCGGACGGACTGGACTTGCTCGAAAACCTCGAACACCGAGGGACGACGGGCGCAGAGAAGGACACCGGTGACGGGGCCGGTATCATGCTGCAGATTCCTCACGAGTTCTTCGCCGACGAACTCGACGCGGACCTGCCCGCGCCGGGCGAGTACGCTATCGGCACGCTCTTTCTCCCGCAGGACGACGACACCGCCGCGGACCTGAAGGCACTCGTCGAGTCGGAACTCGCCGACGAAGGTCTCGATGTGCTGGACTGGCGGACGGTCCCGACGGACAACAGCGACCTCGGCGCGACGGCGCTCGAATCGGAACCCCGCGTCGAGCAGTTCGCGGTCACGTCTCAGTCCGGCGAGACGGGACAGGACCTCGACAACCAACTCTACGTCGGCCGCAGAGTCCTCGAAAACGCCGTCGAGGAAGCCCGACCAGAGGGCCACGAACGGTTCTACGTCGTCTCTCTCGCGACGGACGTCGTCGTCTACAAGGGACTGCTCAAGGCCGAGCAACTCCCGGGCTACTACCCCGACCTCTCCGACGAGCGATTCACCTCGGCGTTCGCGATGGTCCACGCCCGCTTCTCGACGAACACGCTGGGCGCGTGGCACCTCGCGCACCCGTACCGCCGCATCATCCACAACGGCGAGTTCAACACGATTCAGGGCAACATCAACTGGATGCGCGCCCGCGAGACGGACATCGAGAGCGAGCGCTTCGGCGAGGACATCGAAGCCATCAAGCCCATCATCGACGACCCCGAGCAGTCCGACACCGCGAGCGTCGACAACGCGCTCGAACTCCTGTTGCAGGGCGGCCGTGACCTCCCGCACGCGCTCCGGATGCTCATCCCCGAGGCGTGGCGCGGCGACATGAACAACGTCTCCGGCGACCGCCGGGACTTCTACGACTACCACGCCTCGCTGGTCGAACCGTGGGACGGGCCCGCGCTGGTCGCGGCGACCGACGGCGAGCGAATCGGCGCGGTGCTGGACCGCAACGGTCTGCGCCCGTGCCGGTACGACATCCTCGAAGACAACACGCTCGTCATGTCCTCAGAGGCCGGTGCGCTGGACCACGACGCCAGCGAGATTACGGAGCGCGGACGCCTCCAGCCCGGCCAGTGTTTCCTCGCCGACCCCGAGGAAGGTCGCGTCATCCCCGACGCCGAAGTGTTCGAGGACATCGCCGACGAGAAGTACGGCGAGTGGGTCGCGAACGAACAGGTCGACATCGAAGACGTGGCCGACCGCGAGGACAACACGCCCCTGCACAACGTGGGCGGCCTCCGGAGCCAGCAGGCGATGTACGGCTACACCTACGACGAGGTGGACCACCTCATCGAACCGATGGCCGAGAAAGGCAAGGACCCGGTCGGGTCGATGGGGGACGACACGCCGCTGTCGGTCCTCTCGCAGTTCAACCGCCCGCTGTTTACCTACTTCAAACAGCTGTTCGCGCAGGTGACCAACCCGCCGCTGGACTACATCCGCGAGGAACTGGTCACGTCGCTCGAATCCCGACTCGGCCACCAGCGGAACCTGCTCGACGAGAGTCAGGCGCACGCGCGCCAACTCGTCCTCGACTCGCCAATCCTCACCGACGAGGAGACGGCCAGCATCAAGGACTTAGACGCCAACGGCATGTCGACCGAAGTCGTCGACATCACCTACGAGCGCGGCACTGACCTCCGCGAGGCCGTCGAAGACGTTCGCGCGGAGGCCGACGCCGCCGCAAAGGAACACGACATCATCGTCCTCTCCGACCGGAACGCCGGTGAGGACCGTGTCCCGATTCCGTCGCTGCTCGCGGTCGGCGGCATCCACCACCACCTCGTCCGCAACGGACTGCGCAACCACGTCGGCCTCGTCGTCGAGTCCGGCGACCCGCGTGCGGTCCACCACTTCGCGACGCTCATCGGCTACGGAGCGGGCGCGGTCAACCCCTATCTGGCCTACCAGACCATCGAGGACCTCGTCGCCGGTCCCGACGGGGCGGACCTCGCCGAGGCCATCGACGCCTACATCACCGCCGTCGAGGACGGCCTCCTGAAGACGATGGCGAAGATGGGTATCTCGACGGTCGAGAGCTACCAGGGCGCGCAAATCTTCGAGGCTGTCGGCCTCTCCTCGGACTTCATCGCCGAGTACTTCGAAGGGACGACCTGCCGGACGGAAGGTATCGACATCGGGGACGTGGAAGAGGACCTCCTCCAGCGTCACGACGTGGCGTGGAGCGAGGAGGAACCCGACATGCCCCGGCAGGGCGAGTACGAGTTCCGCTCGAACGGCATCCACCACCAGTGGAACCCCAGTACGGTCGGCAAGATTCAGCAGGCCGTCCGCATGGGCGACTACGGCATCTACAAGGAGTTCGCCGAACTCGTCAACGACCAGAACGAGCAACTCCAGACGCTTCGCGGCCTCCTCGAACTCGATTCGGACCGCGAGTCCATCCCCATCGAGGACGTGGAATCCGTCGAGGACATCGTCACGCGCTTCGAGACGGCGGCGATGTCGCTCGGGTCGCTCTCCCCGGAGATGCACGAGAACAACGCCATCGCCATGAACCGCCTAGGCGGCAACGCCAACACCGGCGAAGGCGGCGAACCGCCCGAGCGGTTCGACACCGAGAAGGAGTGTACGACCAAGCAGGTCGCCTCCGGTCGCTTCGGCGTCACCTCGGAGTACCTCACCGCGGCCGACGAACTCCAGATCAAGATGGCACAGGGCTCCAAGCCCGGTGAGGGCGGCCACCTCCCCGGGAAGAAGGTCAACGAGATGATCGCCCACGTGCGCTACGCGACGCCCGGTGTGGGCCTCATCTCGCCGCCGCCGCTGCACGACATCTACTCCATCGAGGACCTGAAACAGCTGATTCACGACCTCAAGGCCTCGAACCCCGAGGCCGACATCAACGTGAAACTCGTCGCGGAGGACGGCATCGGGACCATCGCGGCCGGTGTCGCGAAGGCCCAAGCCGACGTGGTCCACATCTCCGGCCACGACGGCGGGACCGGTGCGTCGCCGAAAACGTCCATCAAGAACGCGGGCCTCCCGTGGGAACTCGGCGTCGCCGAGGCCAACCAGATGCTCCGCGCGACGGGGCTTCGCTCGCGCATCAAGGTCACCACCGACGGCGGCATGAAGACCGGCCGCGACGTGGCCGTCGCCGCGCTACTGGGCGCGGAGGGGTACACCTTCGGGACCGCGTCGATGGTCACGTCCGGGTGCGTGATGGCCCGGCAGTGCCACGAGAACACCTGTCCGGTCGGCGTCGCCACCCAGAACGAGAACCTGCGAAGCCGATTCCCCGGCGAACCCCAGCACGTCATCAACTACATGACGTTCGTCGCGCAGGAACTGCGCGAAATCATGGCCGAACTCGGTTTCGAGACGGTCGACGAGATGATTGGGCAGGTCGGCGTCCTCGAACAGCGCGACGACGTGACCCAACCGAAGGCGAAGAAAATCGACCTCTCGTCGGTCATCGCCGAACCCGTCGACAACGACGGGCGCTACAAACAGCGCGAACAGAACCACGAGGTCGACGAGCAACTCGACTGGGACCTCATCGACGCGGCCGAACCCGCCATCGAGAACGGCGAACCGGTCGCCATCGACGCGACAATCGACAACGTCAACCGCACGGTCGGTGCGACGCTGTCGAACCGCATCTCGCGGGCCTACGGCGGCGACGGCCTGCCGGACGACACCGTCCGCGTCAGCCTCGACGGCACCGCGGGCCAGTCGTTCGGGGCGTTCCTCGCGGGCGGCGTGACGATGGACCTGACCGGCACCGCGAACGACTACGTCGGCAAGGGCCTCTCCGGCGGCAAACTCCTCATCAACACGCCCGAGGAAGCGCCCTACGCGGCCGACGAGAACATCGTCGTCGGCAACGTCGCGCTGTACGGCGCGACCCAAGGCGAGGCCTACATCAACGGGATGGCCGGCGAGCGCTTCGCCGTCCGCAACTCCGGCGTCAAGGGCGTCGTCGAGGGCGTCGGCGACCACGGCTGTGAGTACATGACCGGCGGCGCTATCGTCGTCCTCGGCGACACGGGCAAGAACTTCGCGGCCGGGATGTCCGGCGGCGTCGCCTACGTCTACGACCCCGACGGGACCTTCGAGGAACAGGCCAACACCGGGATGGTCTCCATCGAGAAGACCCTCGAAGGCAAGGACCGACAGATGATTACCCGCCTCGTCGAGAACCACGCGGCGTACACGAACTCCGAGCGCGCGAGCGAACTGCTCGAGGACTGGGACGCCGAACTCGACAACTTCACCAAGGTGATGCCCGACGCGTACGCCGAGGTCATCTCCGACCGCGAACGCGACGACGTGCGCAACGAACCGCCCGCCGCCGCGGAACCCGCCGCCGAAGCGACTGAGACGGACTTCGTCGCCTCGTCGGACGACTGA
- a CDS encoding carbohydrate ABC transporter permease, translating to MSTKQSTLGQLIAALGLDTENEWSHVVRERLVAYGLLGLYVFVIWFPIYFIFITSIKPTSAVLDIPISFFPTQPTVSNYVEIFQNRPFELYTLNSLIVASTTTIICVTLGTVTGYSFSRYDFIGNKALLLSIVGARMIPPIALIVPFFSIMSNPPLIGWLTGSLYDTRIALILTYTFFNLPFAVWIMKNYFDGVPESLDEQARIDGCSRWEGFVKIILPMAKPGIAATAILAFIFSWNEFVFALVLTSSEQAQTLPIAVSLFVADDFVDWAHLAAGGMIAALPGILFGLFFQQYIVSGLTQGAVKE from the coding sequence ATGAGCACGAAACAATCCACCCTCGGTCAACTGATTGCGGCACTGGGACTGGACACCGAGAACGAGTGGTCCCACGTCGTCCGTGAACGCCTCGTCGCCTACGGCCTGTTGGGCCTGTACGTCTTCGTCATCTGGTTCCCCATCTACTTCATCTTCATCACGAGTATCAAACCGACCTCGGCGGTGCTGGACATCCCGATTTCGTTCTTCCCGACCCAGCCGACGGTCAGTAACTACGTCGAAATCTTCCAGAACAGACCGTTCGAACTGTACACGCTCAACAGCCTCATCGTCGCGAGCACCACCACCATCATCTGTGTCACGCTCGGGACGGTCACGGGATACTCGTTCTCCCGATACGACTTCATCGGCAACAAGGCGCTGTTGCTCTCTATCGTCGGCGCGCGGATGATTCCCCCGATCGCGCTCATCGTGCCGTTCTTCAGCATCATGTCGAACCCGCCGCTCATCGGCTGGTTGACCGGGAGCCTGTACGACACGAGAATCGCGCTCATCCTCACGTACACGTTCTTCAACCTCCCGTTCGCCGTCTGGATAATGAAGAACTACTTCGACGGCGTCCCCGAGTCGCTCGACGAACAGGCCCGCATCGACGGCTGTTCGCGCTGGGAGGGCTTCGTCAAGATAATCCTCCCGATGGCGAAACCGGGCATCGCCGCCACGGCGATTCTCGCGTTCATCTTCTCGTGGAACGAGTTCGTCTTCGCGCTCGTTCTCACGTCGTCGGAGCAAGCACAGACCCTGCCCATCGCCGTCTCGCTGTTCGTCGCCGACGACTTCGTCGACTGGGCGCACCTCGCGGCGGGTGGGATGATTGCGGCACTGCCCGGCATCCTGTTCGGGCTGTTCTTCCAGCAGTACATCGTGAGCGGACTGACCCAAGGAGCTGTCAAGGAGTAA
- a CDS encoding carbohydrate ABC transporter permease, producing MSTEKQSLRRKLDRLFVPLTVGPTMLWIAGIIVYPTLKLLWSSVFWTNPITSQKEFVGLRNFERLIFADGGGGVLGLAPDFVSITWHTIVYVGLSVSISFALGLGIALLLNKDLKGRGWFRTAVIVPWILPYVMSGLMWRWMFQSEYGAINGLLTQSGLLSDKIAFFSDGTLSMMALVIADIWVFTPFIIIILLAGLQNVPEQLYDAAEVDGAGRVSRFVNVTYPFLKPSILVALTIRIIFDIRALDLVWVMTQGGPGKSTEVWASWLYRTAQVFNRPGEGAALGVVLLAVTFLIVAVLYRVFGESPY from the coding sequence ATGTCGACAGAAAAACAATCACTGCGACGAAAACTCGACCGCCTGTTCGTGCCCCTGACGGTCGGGCCGACGATGCTCTGGATAGCCGGTATCATCGTCTACCCGACCCTGAAGTTGCTCTGGAGCAGCGTCTTTTGGACGAACCCGATAACGAGTCAGAAGGAGTTCGTCGGCCTGCGGAACTTCGAGCGACTCATCTTCGCCGATGGCGGCGGAGGCGTCCTCGGACTGGCACCTGATTTCGTCTCGATAACGTGGCACACGATAGTGTACGTCGGCCTGAGCGTGAGCATCTCGTTCGCGCTGGGCCTCGGTATCGCGCTCCTTTTGAATAAGGACCTCAAGGGACGCGGCTGGTTCAGGACCGCCGTCATCGTCCCGTGGATTCTCCCGTACGTGATGAGCGGCCTGATGTGGCGCTGGATGTTCCAGTCGGAGTACGGCGCCATCAACGGCCTGCTGACCCAGTCGGGACTCCTGTCCGACAAAATCGCGTTCTTTTCGGACGGGACGCTGTCGATGATGGCGCTGGTCATCGCCGACATCTGGGTGTTCACGCCGTTCATCATCATCATCCTGCTCGCTGGCTTGCAGAACGTCCCCGAGCAGTTGTACGACGCCGCCGAAGTCGACGGCGCGGGACGGGTATCCCGATTCGTGAACGTCACCTACCCGTTCCTGAAGCCGTCCATCCTGGTCGCGCTGACCATCCGAATCATCTTCGACATCCGCGCGCTCGACCTCGTCTGGGTCATGACCCAAGGGGGCCCGGGGAAGTCGACGGAAGTCTGGGCCTCTTGGCTCTACCGCACCGCACAGGTATTCAACCGCCCCGGAGAGGGTGCAGCACTCGGCGTCGTCCTGCTCGCGGTCACGTTCCTCATCGTGGCAGTGCTGTACAGAGTCTTCGGTGAGTCACCCTACTAA
- a CDS encoding ABC transporter ATP-binding protein, with the protein MAHVELNDLVKEFDDVTAVDGISLDIPDESFTVFVGPSGCGKTTTLRLIAGLERATDGEIRIGDEVVNDRRAYERDIAMVFQNYALYPHKTVRENMRFGLEQHNTPEDVITERVTDAAELLQIHDLLGRRPAELSGGQQQRVALGRAIVRDPAVFLMDEPLSNLDAKLRVQMRAELNKLHEELSTTTVYVTHDQVEAMTLADQIAVMDEGQIQQVGAPTHVYSNPRNMFVAGFLGSPSMNFIEGTLERDSAGKLQLDLGTDTHDVPDEFDDQLEPYLGDQIVLGIRPENISLNQDGIAANVHPATVQVVEPQGEKTVLELDLDTGQTIKAAVDPDTTVEMGDGVNLRFDRDSLQYFDPESGESLTYESTTEQKVTA; encoded by the coding sequence ATGGCACACGTAGAACTCAACGACCTCGTAAAGGAATTCGACGACGTCACCGCAGTCGACGGCATCTCGCTGGACATCCCCGACGAGAGCTTCACCGTCTTCGTCGGCCCCTCGGGGTGTGGGAAGACGACCACGCTCCGACTCATCGCGGGCCTCGAACGCGCGACAGACGGCGAGATTCGCATCGGCGACGAAGTCGTCAACGACCGGCGCGCGTACGAACGTGACATCGCGATGGTGTTCCAGAACTACGCGCTGTACCCGCACAAGACCGTTCGCGAAAACATGCGTTTCGGGCTGGAACAGCACAACACGCCCGAAGACGTCATCACCGAACGCGTCACGGACGCCGCCGAGTTACTGCAGATTCACGACCTGCTCGGCCGCCGACCCGCGGAGCTGTCGGGCGGCCAGCAACAGCGCGTCGCGCTCGGCCGCGCCATCGTCCGTGACCCCGCGGTGTTCCTGATGGACGAACCGCTCTCGAACCTCGACGCGAAACTCCGCGTGCAGATGCGCGCCGAACTCAACAAGCTCCACGAGGAACTCTCGACGACGACGGTGTACGTCACCCACGACCAAGTCGAGGCGATGACGCTGGCCGACCAAATCGCAGTCATGGATGAGGGGCAGATACAGCAGGTCGGTGCGCCTACGCACGTCTACTCGAACCCGCGCAACATGTTCGTCGCCGGGTTCCTCGGGTCCCCCAGCATGAACTTCATCGAGGGGACTCTCGAGCGCGACTCCGCGGGGAAACTGCAGTTGGACCTCGGAACGGACACCCACGACGTCCCCGACGAGTTCGACGACCAGTTAGAGCCGTATCTCGGCGACCAGATCGTTCTCGGCATCCGCCCGGAGAACATCTCGCTCAATCAGGACGGTATCGCCGCGAACGTCCACCCCGCCACCGTTCAGGTCGTCGAACCGCAGGGCGAAAAGACCGTCCTCGAACTCGACCTCGACACCGGACAGACCATCAAGGCCGCCGTCGACCCCGACACGACGGTCGAAATGGGCGACGGGGTCAACCTCCGGTTCGACCGGGATTCGCTCCAGTACTTCGACCCGGAATCCGGTGAGTCACTGACCTACGAATCGACCACCGAGCAGAAAGTGACCGCTTGA
- a CDS encoding CBS domain-containing protein, which produces MDDIFVGRLMSSPVTTVAADTPAETAAQLMLDEGISSVVVVDEDNQLEGILTSTDFVAVAAEGESAVDASVAEFMSTDLVTTTANESIEAVATRLIEHGTHHLPVVDETEGVVGMVTTTDLTAYLSGIGETDPARAPA; this is translated from the coding sequence ATGGACGACATATTCGTCGGACGACTGATGTCCTCACCGGTAACTACTGTCGCCGCCGACACCCCAGCGGAGACGGCCGCCCAGTTGATGCTCGACGAGGGAATCAGTTCCGTCGTCGTCGTCGACGAGGACAACCAATTGGAGGGTATCCTGACCTCGACGGACTTCGTCGCCGTCGCCGCCGAGGGTGAGTCGGCCGTCGACGCCTCCGTCGCCGAGTTCATGAGCACGGACCTCGTGACGACGACGGCCAACGAGTCCATCGAGGCCGTCGCCACGCGCCTCATCGAACACGGGACGCACCACCTCCCGGTCGTCGACGAGACGGAGGGCGTCGTCGGAATGGTGACGACGACGGACCTGACCGCCTACCTGTCGGGTATCGGCGAGACTGACCCGGCGCGCGCACCCGCCTGA
- a CDS encoding sensor histidine kinase — protein sequence MSVTVVVLVGIVMTLSGLAAVGWRNRTTPGGLLFAVLQAISAVWILTTAVGLLLDAGPVRLRVWGVATGLSLLAGVGWLAFVLDYAGRKWWLRPLPFGLVAAPLVAGSLAYVFSPTWPPLIEEVTQTTISAGTVVQATIGPVGGALGVYLYGVFVGGFAVILKMVRDGNEFFLGQSIALVVGSFVSVAAGALQVLGVVPVAGYPLIELAVGGQSVILAYAVFRREFLRLVPAVARIGERTVFDELDEGILVVSEDEVVLRANPKALSYFGADELVGQSVCPVLERIGVSDLDELPQRFQRDGRTFLATTSTMSGRRSGTIGYALVVRDVTRLDRRQQRLQVLNRVLRHNVRNSMTVMFGAAGEIQAQADGDVAALADTVATQAERLTTTSEKAMEVERVFKGAGYTERVAFPPLVDELVSTFAERYPDTTITASVDVESGQTNGELLSMVLSEVVENAVVHTGPTPTVHVEVVAVADEVRITVTDDGPGIPECEITPIRDGEETALKHTSGLGLWLVYWGVTSLGGEVNIEGTTDGSTVELTVPTARTDSV from the coding sequence ATGAGCGTGACAGTCGTCGTCCTCGTCGGTATCGTGATGACACTGTCCGGTCTCGCCGCCGTCGGCTGGCGGAACCGGACGACACCGGGAGGCCTGCTTTTCGCCGTCTTACAGGCAATCTCTGCGGTGTGGATTCTGACGACGGCCGTGGGGCTGTTGCTCGACGCCGGGCCGGTCCGACTCCGCGTCTGGGGCGTCGCGACGGGATTGAGCCTCCTCGCGGGAGTCGGGTGGCTGGCGTTCGTCCTCGATTACGCGGGCCGCAAGTGGTGGCTCCGACCGCTCCCGTTCGGCCTCGTCGCCGCACCGCTCGTCGCCGGGTCGCTCGCCTACGTGTTCTCGCCGACGTGGCCACCCCTCATCGAGGAGGTGACGCAGACGACCATCTCGGCGGGAACGGTGGTACAGGCGACCATTGGACCAGTCGGCGGTGCGCTCGGCGTGTACCTCTACGGCGTCTTCGTCGGGGGGTTCGCCGTGATTCTGAAGATGGTCCGCGACGGGAACGAGTTCTTTCTGGGACAGTCAATCGCGCTGGTTGTCGGGTCGTTCGTGAGCGTCGCGGCGGGGGCGCTTCAGGTACTCGGAGTCGTGCCCGTGGCGGGCTATCCGCTCATCGAGTTGGCGGTCGGCGGACAGTCGGTGATACTCGCGTATGCGGTGTTCCGCCGGGAGTTCCTCCGTCTGGTCCCGGCCGTCGCTCGCATCGGTGAACGGACCGTCTTCGACGAACTCGACGAGGGCATCCTCGTCGTCAGCGAGGACGAAGTCGTCCTGCGGGCGAATCCGAAGGCCCTGTCGTACTTCGGCGCCGACGAACTGGTCGGCCAGTCGGTCTGTCCGGTGCTCGAGCGAATCGGCGTCTCGGACCTCGACGAACTCCCACAGCGGTTTCAGCGGGACGGACGGACGTTCCTCGCCACCACCTCGACGATGTCCGGGCGGCGGTCGGGAACCATCGGCTACGCGCTGGTCGTCCGAGACGTGACGCGGTTAGACCGCCGCCAACAGCGGCTACAGGTCCTCAACCGTGTCCTCAGGCACAACGTCCGCAACAGCATGACGGTGATGTTCGGCGCGGCCGGTGAGATTCAGGCGCAAGCGGACGGCGACGTCGCGGCGCTGGCCGATACCGTCGCCACGCAGGCCGAACGACTCACGACGACCAGCGAGAAGGCGATGGAGGTCGAACGCGTGTTCAAAGGCGCGGGCTATACGGAACGGGTCGCGTTTCCCCCACTCGTCGACGAACTGGTGTCGACGTTCGCCGAGCGGTACCCCGACACGACGATTACGGCGTCCGTCGACGTCGAGAGCGGACAGACCAACGGGGAACTGCTCTCGATGGTGCTCTCGGAAGTCGTCGAGAACGCGGTGGTCCACACCGGACCGACGCCGACGGTTCACGTCGAGGTGGTCGCGGTGGCCGACGAGGTCCGGATTACGGTCACGGACGACGGACCGGGCATCCCCGAGTGCGAAATCACGCCGATCCGCGACGGTGAAGAGACGGCGCTGAAACACACTAGCGGTCTCGGTCTCTGGCTGGTGTACTGGGGCGTCACCTCGCTCGGCGGCGAGGTGAACATCGAGGGGACGACCGACGGGTCGACAGTCGAACTAACTGTACCCACGGCGCGGACGGACTCGGTGTGA